In Ictalurus punctatus breed USDA103 chromosome 3, Coco_2.0, whole genome shotgun sequence, the following are encoded in one genomic region:
- the tacc2 gene encoding uncharacterized protein tacc2 isoform X5, whose protein sequence is MPEMIECEGVGEKGTGDSERVKTTEKGYLDGTTKSQETHESLCSDGKWSESIATGVHLCSLSFPEINNSPAKEAKEVGAASEVRWSSEMLQNSEENEGKGGGLTVDCSLGMDSLSAAGKKKTGTVSVADMTVVAASTPEFNDRRDWKRKSSESLEKRGEGGTEEGRGKERGGAETLYREQALSLAVTKSYSLHDNGVTLVEPQQRDELVTLVTADIADTALPLLSSSKTIVSGLINPSSPVFLLNATETESKEASEKEAHLKESFNALGENQPNSDFSHLQAASADGKDLAVQTSYQQVQNTSWIQTEMNSTQQNKAGTGKDTCHKTEDKHLSSTSQLDMRSITGSFNKVDGGTGGSQDDMPCQVTGFASLPPLTVHENLWHPVSETSFSFQGLFSNRKPDPPQNAAYPICESTGEAEVTVEIMTMTENPEKHIDGKKENDSKDKITNNITMSVEESLKIMSTNDMETSENNAVNKNPDLLTTNKEEFQEKDEIVLITQSTLEHKPSLEDTNEKGVELQDTIMEEDGSDKMDLISLSDLIVSDVEKKPEVVLTTKEVDRTEAKSVEYDVSILSDSIQQKLESQTSGSVSQEHCIKSEEKPLSCTDVDGMLSSQSTDSTGISKKDLKSNTELPNLISIGCPQAKCEDHMNVHQYQTDSSHDTGPASEVAMGTVSTKDPKLPPAINVSSAVEGSIPSASASIQSDTKVPIVLRPPGPMMSHWEVINDCNVSLLGEEMQCSQEVKAEMSSTIVKTDALLKREAVETTGEKIENNTSLSCMTVLIPDITVMASSVQDTKLASKEAEGNNLSSGSLHDDENTNKRIDFVLLENSKDGKYEMDVEHGAPEKPLCIVREEETLSAAECSKVENMLSRRSSTDISQQYSTDISQQDQISNTMILEESSQAKPVENTSELQFQTDLGHDSGAVTEVAMSVVSTKDLMPPEIDVSGMGEGGVSSSNIQSDPKVPIVLKHPGPMMSHWEVINDCNVSFSEEEAQCNYNKISTLNNGSVGAADMRNKIVKTDIVEKSDAHCVSVETKREKNKNDNSSCCLNVLIPDILTDAASSKQDIKLASKEEVEGPNLAPDSLQSDENANKIQSSQSTNNTGILQQNQKSNTVILEECFQAKPEENMSKLQSQTDIEHDSGAVSEAAMSIVSTKDLEPPDLAVYGRREGRMSSSNIQSDPVETPNERSKPVQTKREKIENDNSCMNVLIPAITTAIASSVQDTKLAYREVKGTNLAPGSLHSDKKANKGIDFVVQEVPGNEKPEVDVLTREPGRQFSTHHEWDQITHTKDIADTSTIRQATEQNTDTLILIPLHCDESKLYECDAISKPNASTADKVYPSFGYVSSESEDRMADIQSSPSAYADRNCFVEIDTSMAKECCAIELSTVIPQHSSPKPAASEINPVLNQVLIEDTGSFNKDDTVRTNKTYQENTEEENQVIKVEQLEEPECANDASLFKEQTTTDELNVSENEMKCEQSINNLQTLEDGLSGNLKEERNKNKQTNPSDELQESNQNLEKDVEKVQTNVEQREITVDHRETTEEKITETVEMRGLERYDDVSLKEPKFSCPSYEAQANGIFESRAESENSCSSFGKLENVKLLMDHDSIITDDDACLDGKQKQSEPSIRPTGFGDVSSIIKDINENSTKDSNQEEQTDNQANKFLRISAAAFDNTELNTELKELPVSVIEASQESDGKPHLGNTSESQVSVDKPGRLEEVVPDLCKAVELASNLPKPCENSSTSHHEPKTVDQCFSAITFGKNKCTEVCTSVQTEAMLPSVYRAPVENVEHESVIDVSQDMDNEELINKAQIHNIELHCSPLQTKILALEVEQHNEASLDPKCSQNKEWHDALDPEAQHTESQGFTTSAGTEEEAKNKKTATAISGEVKQMEHRKEQISECKEEGRENETAEGRKLTQKSVRPETSAVECDLKDIREGNERKFKTVSGGTDLIKSSVSDGFQTEQEKELSSSPKLTAVATVSTSQDPSQTLLNANADSGHEAANSFIQTMRENASEELKMEHGSKVGDVDFTLFSKVVQKETADGNEYTQQVSTDENRSVPMKTSALLEEDVSESPGAAVSPVIELNQKTANTEESYERSDWLRALKEAASISQAQQKYKLETPCGSADNRPFETLDKPQAELESHSPTIDSDSVVKEQPEEPPDSRPLLSESADGSESVFSFPPPPEEDTLLPALPAHLFCDSSEFPTPPPTPPESALLELEPETAPAISPSDPDQVPNAAEVLPQLQHDQDTSPPARSSDSDGTFETPESTTPVKTAAPPLPSDKQPEPITVTQPLIPTDTDSCPLPASTVDDCASEVLDTPSFHPPSRSASTVFDEDKPIASSGTYNIEHILTTESISAPAFDSGSSGLESRTPLTRSLSFQSGDLDSSSPGERPAEGASNRSTHPRSESFSVGTESAPGTLRRVKKPRPGSLKKKPLSRQNSNPESATSRTVSSSSTPEVKKKGKPLADGPLQTQEEKECPSASPSSSPAGTLRRTRIKSRVESPPPVVEESSLAQGPVAAKAQEEILSVPEEVSPTPPSATYKWDPDNFENIDPFCTGGSKLANSPVLGRKPDFIPAPDPTPIPTEEPPAAPVPPSEKTFSIEEQPITKRQSVRLEFDYSEESGDTLQDIPPPPKKLGKKQGGKMPLRKPKLGIKKAPPQPEQLDNTPAAVHLNDNDDIPKSSYNIDPSKWDDHNFNPFSAGKGIPNSPPKSRASYNFDPNSFDDSIDPFKPSTQMGNSPPKVASLEVSSNDNENDNDNVDELEDRNQNKPAKNKKKPLKSNTFRVKKSPKRSPLSEQVAQDSSGDAMPDHLQDHATDEEKLASSTNQKWAARHDLQVELTSDVQDFPQPSDLTAFVNESSLPAQSHDYEIEYMEKIGTSTPPLSVKKPSLYLNLDSVTDSTNQGSSIHHSGPNSPCTGSFEEMEAKISVEGKSPVLSSCGAPESLILEKSKKREVHSQSWTQSSERDGMERELASPGDSGVSKSSLYSRTGYSEGESPYLPQDMDHSLGIAREEIVAKEKEVLEWQRKYEDSQQELEEMKRIVTEYEKTIAQMIEDEQREKSLSHHTIQQLILEKDQALADLNSVEKSLADLFRRYEKMKDVLEGFRKNEDVLKKCAQEYLSRVRKEEQRYQALKIHAEEKLDKANAEIAQVRAKSKQEQAAYQAGLRKEQMKVDSLERTLDQKNKEIEELTKICDELIAKMGKS, encoded by the exons AGGAAGCTAAGGAGGTAGGAGCAGCATCTGAGGTGAGATGGAGCAGCGAAATGCTACAAAActctgaagaaaatgaagggAAGGGAGGAGGTCTGACAGTTGATTGCTCCTTGGGGATGGactctctctctgcagctggCAAGAAAAAGACAGGCACAGTCAGTGTTGCGGACATGACTGTGGTCGCTGCCTCTACACCAGAGTTTAACGACAGACGTGATTGGAAGAGAAAGAGCTCTGAGTCACTGGAGAAAAGGGGAGagggaggaacagaggaggggagagggaaagaaaggggTGGAGCAGAGACTTTATACAGAGAGCAGGCACTGTCCTTGGCAGTGACTAAATCTTATTCTCTCCATGACAACGGAGTGACACTGGTGGAACCACAGCAAAGGGATGAACTCGTTACTTTGGTCACAGCAGACATAGCTGACACAGCCTTACCTTTGTTGTCCAGCAGCAAAACAATTGTCAGCGGCTTGATCAACCCCTCCTCTCCTGTCTTCCTCTTAAACGCCACAGAAACAGAGAGCAAGGAAGCATCAGAGAAAGAGGCTCATCTGAAAGAGAGTTTTAATGCACTGGGTGAAAACCAGCCAAACAGCGATTTTTCACATCTGCAAGCTGCTTCAGCAGATGGTAAAGATCTTGCTGTGCAGACCAGCTATCAACAGGTACAGAATACTTCATGGATTCAAACCGAAATGAACAGCACCCAACAAAACAAAGCGGGGACAGGAAAAGACACATGCCATAAGACTGAAGACAAGCATTTATCATCTACATCTCAGCTGGACATGAGGAGCATCACTGGAAGTTTTAACAAAGTGGATGGGGGAACTGGGGGCTCTCAAGATGACATGCCATGCCAGGTGACTGGGTTTGCTTCTCTGCCACCACTAACGGTTCATGAGAATCTGTGGCACCCAGTAAGTGAGACAAGCTTTAGCTTTCAGGGGTTATTTAGCAACAGAAAACCAGACCCACCCCAAAATGCAGCTTATCCCATATGTGAAAGCACCGGTGAGGCTGAGGTGACAGTGGAAATCATGACTATGACTGAAAACCCTGAAAAGCATATTgatggaaaaaaggaaaatgattCAAAAGATAAAATTACTAATAACATTACAATGAGTGTTGAAGAGTCACTGAAGATTATGAGCACTAATGATATGGAGACCTCTGAGAACAATGCAGTGAACAAAAATCCTGATCTGCTTACAACAAACAAagaagagtttcaagaaaagGATGAAATTGTACTAATCACCCAGAGCACCCTGGAGCATAAACCTTCATTAGAGGATACTAATGAAAAAGGGGTTGAACTGCAGGATACTATTATGGAAGAGGATGGAAGTGATAAGATGGACCTCATCAGTCTTTCTGACCTCATTGTGTCTGATGTAGAGAAAAAACCTGAGGTTGTGCTCACCACCAAAGAAGTGGATAGAACGGAAGCCAAATCAGTGGAATATGATGTGAGCATTCTGAGTGACAGTATACAGCAGAAGTTAGAGTCGCAAACTTCAGGAAGTGTTTCTCAGGAACACTGCATAAAATCTGAAGAAAAACCCCTCTCCTGCACAGATGTAGACGGCATGCTGTCCAGTCAATCTACTGACAGTACAGGCATATCCAAGAAGGACCTAAAATCAAATACTGAACTACCCAATTTAATTTCTATTGGATGTCCTCAAGCAAAATGCGAAGATCATATGAATGTGCACCAATATCAGACCGATTCCAGTCATGACACTGGACCAGCTTCAGAAGTTGCCATGGGCACTGTGAGTACAAAAGATCCAAAGCTTCCTCCTGCTATAAACGTATCTAGTGCAGTGGAAGGGAGCATACCCTCTGCCAGTGCCAGTATTCAAAGTGATACTAAAGTGCCCATTGTGCTCAGGCCTCCTGGCCCTATGATGAGTCACTGGGAGGTCATTAATGACTGTAATGTTTCTCTCCTGGGAGAGGAAATGCAATGCAGTCAGGAAGTTAAAGCAGAGATGAGCAGTACGATTGTAAAAACTGATGCATTATTAAAAAGAGAAGCTGTGGAGACTACAggagaaaaaatagaaaataataccAGCCTTTCCTGTATGACTGTGTTAATCCCTGATATAACTGTCATGGCTTCTTCCGTGCAGGATACCAAGTTAGCATCTAAAGAAGCGGAAGGTAATAATTTGTCTTCAGGTAGCCTACATGATGATGAAAATACAAATAAGAGGATAGATTTTGTGTTACTTGAGAACTCTAAAGATGGAAAATATGAAATGGATGTTGAACATGGGGCACCTGAGAAACCGTTATGTATTGTTCGGGAAGAGGAAACCCTATCTGCTGCTGAATGCTCCAAAGTAGAAAACATGCTGTCAAGAAGGTCTAGTACAGATATATCTcaacagtacagtacagataTATCTCAACAGGACCAGATATCAAATACTATGATCTTGGAGGAATCTTCTCAAGCAAAACCTGTAGAGAACACGAGTGAGCTGCAATTTCAAACAGATTTAGGTCATGACAGTGGAGCAGTCACAGAAGTTGCCATGAGTGTTGTGTCTACAAAAGACCTTATGCCTCCTGAAATAGATGTATCTGGCATGGGGGAAGGGGGAGTTTCATCTTCCAACATTCAAAGTGATCCTAAAGTACCTATTGTGCTCAAGCATCCTGGACCTATGATGAGTCACTGGGAGGTCATTAATGACTGTAATGTTTCTTTCTCAGAAGAGGAAGCACAATGCAACTATAATAAAATCAGCACTCTGAACAATGGAAGTGTTGGTGCAGCAGATATGAGAAATAAGATTGTGAAAACTGATATTGTAGAAAAATCTGATGCGCATTGTGTATCTGtggagacaaagagagagaaaaacaaaaatgataacAGTTCTTGCTGTCTGAATGTGTTAATCCCAGATATACTAACGGATGCTGCTTCTTCCAAGCAGGATATCAAGTTAGCTTCTAAAGAAGAAGTGGAAGGTCCTAATTTAGCACCAGATAGCTTACAAAGTGatgaaaatgcaaataagaTCCAATCAAGCCAGTCTACAAACAATACAGGCATATTACAACAGAACCAGAAATCAAATACTGTGATCTTGGAGGAATGTTTCCAAGCAAAACCTGAAGAGAACATGAGTAAGCTGCAATCTCAAACAGATATAGAACATGACAGTGGAGCAGTCTCAGAAGCCGCTATGAGTATTGTGTCTACAAAAGATCTCGAACCTCCTGATTTGGCAGTATATGGCAGGAGGGAAGGGAGAATGTCATCTTCCAATATTCAAAGTGATCCTGTAGAAACACCCAATGAGCGTTCTAAACCTGtgcagacaaagagagaaaaaattgaAAATGATAACAGCTGTATGAATGTGTTAATCCCGGCTATAACAACTGCCATAGCGTCTTCTGTGCAGGATACCAAGTTAGCATATAGAGAAGTGAAAGGTACTAATTTGGCACCTGGCAGCCTACATAGTGATAAAAAAGCAAATAAGGGGATTGATTTTGTGGTACAAGAGGTCCCTGGAAATGAAAAACCTGAAGTGGATGTTCTAACAAGGGAACCAGGAAGACAATTTAGTACTCATCATGAATGGGATCAAATCACACATACAAAAGATATAGCAGACACTAGTACTATAAGACAAGCAACTGAGCAAAATACAGATACTCTAATACTCATTCCACTACACTGTGATGAAAGCAAATTATATGAATGTGATGCTATTTCTAAGCCAAATGCATCAACAGCAGATAAAGTTTATCCTTCATTTGGCTATGTCAGCTCTGAATCAGAGGACAGAATGGCTGATATTCAGTCCTCACCATCTGCCTATGCAGACCGGAATTGCTTTGTTGAGATAGACACCTCTATGGCCAAGGAATGCTGTGCGATTGAACTTTCCACTGTGATACCACAACACTCAAGCCCCAAACCTGCTGCCTCTGAAATCAACCCTGTCCTAAATCAGGTGCTAATAGAGGATACAGGTAGCTTTAATAAAGATGATACTGttagaacaaataaaacatatcaAGAAAATACTGAAGAAGAAAATCAGGTGATTAAGGTGGAACAACTTGAAGAACCAGAGTGTGCAAATGATGCTAGCCTATTCAAAGAACAAACTACTACAGATGAACTTAATGTCTCCgaaaatgaaatgaagtgtGAGCAATCAATCAACAACTTACAGACATTGGAGGATGGACTGTCTGGAAACCTTaaagaagagagaaacaaaaacaagcaaacaaacccTTCAGATGAACTACAAGAGAGCAATCAAAATTTGGAGAAAGATGTAGAAAAAGTACAAACCAACGTGGAACAAAGGGAGATAACTGTGGATCACAGAGagacaacagaagaaaaaaTTACAGAAACAGTGGAAATGAGAGGTTTGGAGAGGTATGATGATGTTTCACTAAAAGAACCCAAATTTAGCTGTCCTAGTTATGAAGCGCAGGCCAATGGGATTTTCGAAAGTAGAGCTGAATCTGAGAACTCCTGTAGTAGTTTTGGGAAATTGGAAAATGTCAAGCTGCTGATGGATCATGACAGTATCATTACTGATGATGATGCATGTCTTGATGGTAAGCAAAAGCAAAGTGAACCCAGTATCAGACCAACAGGCTTTGGAGATGTATCTTCTATAATTAAAGACATTAATGAAAATAGTACAAAAGATAGTAACCAAGAAGAACAGACAGACAATCAAGCGAATAAATTCCTGCGCATTTCAGCAGCAGCCTTTGACAATACAGAGCTCAACACTGAGCTGAAAGAATTGCCAGTGTCTGTCATTGAAGCGTCACAAGAAAGTGACGGCAAACCTCACTTGGGCAATACAAGTGAATCACAGGTCAGTGTGGATAAACCTGGACGTCTGGAGGAAGTCGTACCTGACCTCTGTAAAGCTGTAGAACTTGCCAGCAATTTACCCAAACCATGTGAGAATTCTAGCACCTCACACCATGAACCCAAAACAGTGGATCAGTGTTTCAGTGCTATCACCTTTGGCAAGAACAAGTGTACTGAGGTGTGTACTAGTGTTCAGACTGAGGCGATGCTGCCATCTGTTTACAGAGCTCCTGTTGAGAACGTGGAGCATGAGAGCGTTATTGATGTCTCTCAAGACATGGACAATGAAGAACTGATAAATAAAGCTCAAATTCACAATATAGAACTCCACTGTTCACCCCTTCAGACTAAAATCTTGGCTTTGGAGGTGGAGCAACATAATGAGGCATCTCTGGATCCCAAATGTTCACAAAACAAAGAGTGGCATGATGCACTTGATCCTGAAGCACAGCATACTGAGTCACAAGGCTTCACAACAAGTGCAGGAACTGAAGAGGAGGCCAAAAATAAGAAGACAGCAACAGCTATTTCAGGAGAGGTCAAGCAGATGGAGCACAGGAAGGAACAGATAAGTGAATGCAAAGAAGAGggaagagagaatgagacagcaGAAGGCAGGAAACTCACACAGAAGTCTGTAAGGCCTGAGACTAGTGCCGTAGAGTGTGATCTTAAAGACATAAGGGAAGGAAATGAGAGAAAATTCAAAACAGTGAGTGGTGGTACTGATCTCATAAAATCAAGTGTAAGTGATGGATTCCAGACTGAACAGGAAAAAGAGTTGTCATCAAGTCCCAAACTCACTGCTGTTGCCACGGTGTCAACCTCACAGGACCCTTCCCAGACATTACTCAATGCTAATGCAGACTCTGGTCATGAGGCTGCCAATTCCTTTATTCAGACTATGCGTGAAAATGCTTCAGAAGAATTGAAAATGGAACATGGCTCAAAGGTTGGAGACGTGGACTTCACTTTATTCAGCAAAGTAGTTCAGAAGGAAACAGCTGATGGCAATGAATACACTCAACAAGTATCAACAGATGAAAATAGGTCAGTTCCTATGAAGACTAGTGCTTTATTGGAGGAGGATGTTTCAGAGAGCCCAGGTGCAGCTGTTAGTCCTGTAATAGAATTGAATCAAAAAACAGCCAACACAGAAGAATCATATGAGCGTTCAGACTGGCTCAGAGCACTGAAAGAGGCGGCCTCTATATCTCAGGCTCAACAGAAATATAAGCTTGAGACGCCTTGTGGATCTGCAGATAACAG ACCTTTTGAGACTCTTGACAAACCTCAGGCTGAACTAGAGTCTCATTCCCCTACTATAGACAGTGACTCTGTAGTAAAGGAGCAGCCAGAGGAACCACCTGACAGCAG GCCATTGCTGTCAGAATCAGCTGATGGGAGTGAGTCTGTCTTTTccttccccccacccccagaGGAGGACACATTACTGCCAGCTCTCCCTGCTCACCTGTTCTGTGATAGCTCTGAATTCCCCACCCCGCCACCCACACCCCCAGAGAGCGCTCTTctagagctcgaacctgagactgCACCCGCTATTTCTCCCTCTGACCCGGATCAGGTCCCAAACGCTGCAGAAGTTCTTCCTCAGCTTCAGCACGACCAGGACACAAGTCCTCCAGCCAG GAGCTCAGACTCTGATGGCACGTTTGAGACTCCTGAATCCACCACCCCAGTGAAGACCGCAGCCCCTCCACTTCCCTCAGACAAGCAGCCGGAGCCTATCACAGTCACACAGCCCCTGATCCCCACAGACACAG ACTCCTGTCCTCTGCCTGCCTCTACAGTAGATGACTGCGCTAGTGAGGTGCTAGATACTCCTTCTTTCCATCCTCCCAGTCGCTCTGCTTCCACTGTCTTTGATGAAGACAAGCCCATTGCAAGCAGTGGCACCTACAATATCGAACACATCCTTACCACTGAGTCCATCTCAGCACCAGCATTTGATTCGGGCTCATCAGGGCTAGAGAGTCGTACACCCCTAACCCGCTCACTCAGCTTCCAGTCTGGGGATTTAGACAGCTCTAGTCCTGGAGAAAGACCTGCAGAGGGAGCCTCTAACAGATCCACTCATCCTCGTTCGGAATCTTTCAGTGTAGGCACAGAGAGCGCCCCTGGGACTCTACGACGGGTCAAAAAGCCTCGACCAGGCTCTTTGAAGAAAAAACCTCTTTCCAGGCAGAACTCAAACCCTGAGAGTGCCACTTCCAGAACTGTCTCATCCAGCAGTACCCCAGAGgtgaagaagaaagggaagccTCTTGCAGATGGTCCTCTACAAACACAAGAGGAGAAAGAGTGTCCCTCGGCTTCTCCCAGCTCAAGCCCTGCTGGCACCCTCAGGCGGACCAGAATCAAGTCTCGAGTAGAGAGTCCTCCACCTGTTGTGGAGGAGAgtagccttgctcaaggaccagTGGCTGCAAAAGCACAGGAAGAGATTTTGTCAGTTCCTGAAGAGGTCTCCCCCACCCCTCCCAGTGCCACTTACAAATGGGACCCAGATAACTTTGAAAACATTGATCCCTTTTGCACAGGCGGCAGTAAGCTTGCCAACTCTCCTGTCTTGGGTAGGAAACCTGATTTTATCCCTGCCCCTGACCCCACCCCTATTCCTACAGAGGAGCCCCCTGCTGCTCCTGTACCTCCCTCAGAGAAAACCTTCAGCATTGAGGAGCAGCCAATCACCAAGCGGCAGTCAGTCAGACTGGAGTTTGATTACTCAGAGGAGAGTGGAGATACACTACAGGACATTCCTCCGCCTCCCAAAAAACTGGGCAAGAAGCAAGGGGGCAAGATGCCTCTTAGAAAACCAAAGCTGGGGATTAAGAAGGCCCCCCCACAACCTGAGCAGTTAGACAACACACCTGCTGCGGTCCATTTAAATGACAATGATGACATTCCTAAGTCATCCTACAACATTGATCCTAGCAAATGGGATGATCATAATTTTAACCCTTTCTCTGCAGGGAAAGGCATCCCTAACTCCCCTCCCAAGTCCAGGGCAAGCTACAACTTTGATCCTAACTCGTTTGATGACTCCATTGACCCTTTCAAGCCATCCACCCAGATGGGAAATTCACCTCCAAAAGTGGCATCTTTAGAAGTGTCCAGCAATGACAATGAAAATGACAATGACAATGTTGATGAGCTGGAGGATCGAAATCAGAATAAGCCAgccaaaaacaagaaaaagccCCTCAAATC TAACACATTTAGAGTGAAGAAGTCACCAAAGAGGTCACCTCTATCTGAACAGGTTGCACAG GACTCCTCTGGTGATGCCATGCCTGATCACCTTCAGGACCATGCCACAGATGAAGAGAAATTGGCCTCCTCTACCAATCAGAAATGGGCAGCTCGGCATGACTTGCAAGTGGAGTTGACGTCTGACGTCCAGGACTTTCCTCAGCCTTCTGACCTCACTGCCTTCGTCAATGAGAGCAGCTTACCAGCACAGAGCCATG ACTATGAGATTGAATACATGGAGAAGATTGGAACTTCCACTCCA CCTTTGTCAGTGAAAAAGCCGTCCCTCTACCTAAATCTGGATTCAGTGACAGATAGTACAAACCAGGGATCCAGTATACACCACTCAGGACCCAACTCCCCCTGTACtgg GAGTTTTGAGGAAATGGAAGCTAAGATCTCAGTGGAGGGAAAATCACCTGTGCTGTCGTCTTGTGGAGCCCCAGAGTCTCTAATACTGGAGAAGAGCAAAAAGAGGGAAGTCCATTCCCAGAGCTGGACACAAAGCagtgagagagatggaatg